A genomic segment from Gaiellales bacterium encodes:
- the panC gene encoding pantoate--beta-alanine ligase gives MKTGLVPTMGALHDGHRALLRAARAECDRVVMSLFVNPTQFGPGEDLDRYPRDEAGDRAIAAEEGADEVYAPTAVEMYPDGFATTVSVGGLGHVFEGAERPGHFDGVATVVLKLFTRVRPDVAYFGRKDAQQLAVVRRMVADLDVEVAIRPVETVREQDGLAISSRNVYLSAEDRQAAPSLHRALVARDPSACEGELDYLAVVDPDTFEPVQPRPGALVIGAARFGTTRLIDNITLEEAS, from the coding sequence GTGAAGACGGGGCTCGTGCCGACCATGGGCGCCCTGCACGACGGCCACCGCGCGCTCCTGCGGGCCGCCCGGGCGGAGTGCGACCGGGTCGTGATGAGCCTGTTCGTGAACCCGACCCAGTTCGGGCCCGGCGAGGATCTCGACCGCTATCCGCGCGACGAGGCGGGCGACCGCGCCATCGCGGCCGAGGAGGGCGCCGACGAGGTGTACGCGCCGACCGCGGTGGAGATGTATCCCGACGGCTTCGCGACCACCGTGTCGGTCGGCGGGCTCGGGCACGTGTTCGAGGGCGCCGAGCGACCCGGCCACTTCGACGGCGTCGCCACCGTGGTGCTCAAGCTGTTCACGCGCGTGCGCCCGGACGTCGCCTACTTCGGCCGCAAGGACGCCCAGCAGCTCGCCGTCGTGCGGCGGATGGTCGCCGACCTCGACGTCGAAGTCGCCATCCGGCCGGTCGAGACCGTCCGCGAGCAGGACGGCCTCGCGATCTCGTCCCGAAATGTCTACCTGTCAGCAGAGGACCGGCAGGCCGCGCCGTCGCTCCACCGCGCGCTCGTCGCCCGCGACCCGTCGGCCTGCGAGGGCGAGCTCGACTACCTGGCCGTGGTCGACCCGGACACCTTCGAGCCCGTCCAGCCGCGGCCCGGCGCGCTCGTGATCGGCGCCGCCCGGTTCGGAACCACCCGCCTGATCGACAACATCACGCTTGAGGAGGCGTCATGA
- the tsaD gene encoding tRNA (adenosine(37)-N6)-threonylcarbamoyltransferase complex transferase subunit TsaD, translating to MILAIETSCDETAAAVVTADGVVRANVVSSQAQLHARYGGVVPEVASRRHLELVVPVVEQALGEAGVTLDDIESVAVTEGPGLIGALLVGLSAAKAIAFARRLPLIPVDHLHGHLAALYLEPDPVEPPFLALLASGGHTLIVEVTEWRGYRVIGGTLDDAAGEAFDKGARLLGLGYPGGAKLERLAAGGDPTAHAFPTGMSGKPGHDLSFSGLKTALRYALAREPDADHADLAASYQAAIVRSLVERTASAAVETGATTLAVVGGVARNGALREAFADRCRKLGIRLALVAPELCTDNAAMIASAARYTDPIAFPGYLRRDAYATAS from the coding sequence GTGATCCTCGCGATCGAGACGTCGTGCGACGAGACGGCCGCGGCGGTGGTCACCGCCGACGGGGTCGTGCGCGCGAACGTCGTCTCGTCGCAGGCCCAGCTGCACGCCCGCTACGGCGGGGTGGTCCCGGAGGTGGCCTCGCGCCGCCACCTGGAGCTCGTCGTCCCGGTCGTCGAGCAGGCGCTCGGCGAGGCCGGCGTGACGCTCGATGACATCGAGTCTGTGGCCGTCACCGAGGGCCCGGGGCTGATCGGCGCGCTCCTGGTCGGCCTCTCGGCGGCGAAGGCGATCGCGTTCGCGCGCCGGCTCCCGCTGATCCCCGTCGACCATCTGCACGGCCACCTGGCGGCGCTCTACCTCGAGCCCGACCCGGTCGAGCCGCCGTTCCTCGCCCTGCTCGCCTCCGGCGGCCACACGCTGATCGTCGAGGTGACCGAGTGGCGCGGCTACCGCGTGATCGGCGGCACGCTCGACGACGCGGCGGGCGAGGCGTTCGACAAGGGCGCCCGCCTGCTCGGCCTCGGCTACCCCGGCGGCGCCAAGCTCGAGCGCCTGGCGGCGGGCGGCGATCCGACCGCGCACGCCTTCCCGACCGGGATGTCGGGCAAGCCCGGCCACGACCTCTCGTTCAGCGGCTTGAAGACGGCGCTGCGCTACGCCCTCGCCCGGGAGCCCGACGCCGACCACGCCGATCTGGCTGCGTCCTACCAGGCGGCGATCGTGCGGTCGCTGGTCGAGCGCACCGCGTCGGCGGCGGTCGAGACCGGCGCGACGACGCTCGCCGTCGTCGGCGGCGTGGCCCGAAACGGCGCCCTGCGCGAGGCCTTCGCCGACCGCTGCCGCAAGCTCGGCATCCGGCTGGCGCTGGTGGCGCCGGAGCTCTGCACCGACAACGCGGCGATGATCGCGAGCGCGGCCCGGTACACCGATCCGATCGCGTTTCCGGGCTACCTGCGCCGCGACGCGTACGCCACCGCCTCGTGA
- a CDS encoding uracil-DNA glycosylase, whose protein sequence is MSEAPVRAAELDRLTAEWQGCQKCALARTRTQVVVGSGHPDADLMFVGEAPGYHEDRQGAPFVGQAGKVLESLLGSIGLSRPDVYIANVLKCRPPGNRDPQPDEISACEGHLFAQVELIRPRVICTLGNFATKLLSGQPHGITRVHGRAQPRRIAGVDLVLYPIFHPAAALYTPAMMDTLRTDFANLPELLTGVSAAPPPPPPVAREAPAPVAEPEPEYAQLGLF, encoded by the coding sequence GTGAGCGAAGCACCCGTCCGCGCGGCCGAGCTCGACCGGCTAACCGCCGAGTGGCAGGGGTGTCAGAAGTGCGCGCTCGCCCGCACCCGGACGCAGGTGGTGGTCGGGTCGGGCCATCCGGACGCCGATCTCATGTTCGTGGGCGAGGCCCCCGGCTACCACGAGGACCGCCAGGGCGCACCGTTCGTCGGCCAGGCCGGCAAGGTGCTCGAGTCGCTGCTCGGCTCGATCGGGCTCTCGCGCCCCGACGTCTACATCGCGAACGTGCTGAAGTGCCGCCCGCCCGGCAACCGCGATCCCCAGCCGGACGAGATCTCCGCGTGCGAGGGCCACCTCTTCGCCCAGGTGGAGCTGATCCGGCCGCGGGTCATCTGCACGCTCGGGAACTTCGCCACCAAGCTCCTGTCCGGCCAGCCGCACGGCATCACCCGCGTCCACGGGCGCGCCCAGCCGCGGCGGATCGCCGGCGTCGACCTCGTGCTGTACCCGATCTTCCACCCGGCGGCCGCGCTCTACACCCCGGCGATGATGGACACCCTGCGGACCGACTTCGCGAACCTGCCCGAGCTTCTGACCGGCGTGTCCGCCGCGCCGCCGCCTCCGCCGCCGGTCGCCCGCGAGGCGCCGGCGCCGGTTGCCGAGCCCGAGCCCGAATACGCGCAGCTGGGCCTCTTCTAG
- a CDS encoding VOC family protein, translating into MTTYLHTMVRITDAEKSGRFYEALGFQKGKESPIVRNGELEATNYFYGLPGQPDVLELTLNHDGRTYEMGTGYGHIAIGVEDLDATLEALKAQGIEPERAPYQVSEGGSFLCFVRDPDDYRVEIIGRK; encoded by the coding sequence ATGACCACATATCTGCACACCATGGTTCGGATCACGGACGCCGAGAAGAGCGGCAGGTTCTACGAGGCGCTGGGATTCCAGAAGGGCAAGGAGTCGCCCATCGTCCGAAACGGCGAGCTCGAGGCGACCAACTACTTCTACGGCCTGCCCGGCCAGCCCGACGTGCTCGAGCTGACGCTCAACCACGACGGCCGCACCTACGAGATGGGCACCGGCTACGGCCACATCGCCATCGGCGTCGAGGATCTCGACGCCACGCTCGAGGCGCTGAAGGCCCAGGGCATCGAGCCCGAGCGAGCGCCGTACCAGGTCTCCGAGGGCGGGTCGTTCCTCTGCTTCGTCCGCGACCCGGACGACTACCGCGTGGAGATCATCGGCCGGAAGTGA
- the tsaB gene encoding tRNA (adenosine(37)-N6)-threonylcarbamoyltransferase complex dimerization subunit type 1 TsaB gives MSSDGEVLGESASAGRSVGAQRLLDDVHGLLDRAGVAPGDLDLIVAGTGPGTFTGLRIGLATARALGFALGVPVRGVSTLAALRVPAEVDVACIDARRGEVFCSAPGIEPQAIDPEALAALLPAGATVAGDGAVRYREALSTAHIPPDDSPLHVPHARHHAALHAAAGPPEPCYLRAPDADRNLAMRAAG, from the coding sequence GTGAGCTCGGACGGCGAGGTGCTGGGGGAGTCGGCAAGCGCCGGCCGCTCGGTCGGCGCCCAGCGCCTGCTCGACGACGTGCACGGGCTGCTCGACCGTGCCGGCGTGGCGCCGGGCGACCTCGACCTGATCGTCGCCGGCACCGGCCCGGGCACGTTCACGGGCCTGCGCATCGGCCTTGCGACGGCGCGCGCGCTCGGGTTTGCCCTGGGCGTCCCGGTGCGCGGCGTCTCGACGCTCGCCGCGCTGCGCGTCCCCGCCGAGGTGGACGTGGCCTGCATCGACGCCCGCCGCGGCGAGGTCTTCTGCTCGGCCCCGGGGATCGAGCCCCAGGCGATCGATCCGGAGGCGCTCGCGGCCCTGCTCCCGGCCGGCGCGACGGTCGCCGGCGACGGCGCCGTGCGCTACCGCGAGGCGCTCTCCACCGCCCACATCCCGCCGGACGACTCGCCGCTGCACGTGCCGCACGCGCGCCACCATGCCGCGCTCCACGCGGCCGCCGGCCCGCCGGAGCCCTGCTACCTGCGCGCCCCGGACGCCGACCGCAACCTGGCCATGAGGGCGGCCGGATGA
- a CDS encoding DUF2520 domain-containing protein, which yields MHRTTVVIGAGRVGTVVAARLGARLFARGEDPDLGGCRLLLLATPDAAIAEVCGALAPRLDSQAGVVHFSGGTSVAALAAAPGPRASVHPLQTVWPDRGPGQLEGAHAAVTGDWELGAGLARELGMTPFPLADEAKPAYHAASVFASNYVVTLTHAAVSLLERTGLEREAALAALRPLQHRTIDVAGSPPTGPIARGDVATVAAHLRAVGPELEPLYRALGRATLPIVPAASAAAVRELL from the coding sequence ATGCACAGAACCACAGTTGTCATCGGCGCTGGCCGCGTCGGCACGGTCGTCGCCGCGCGCCTCGGCGCCCGGCTCTTCGCCCGAGGTGAGGACCCCGACCTGGGCGGCTGCCGCCTGCTGCTGCTCGCGACGCCCGACGCGGCCATCGCGGAGGTGTGCGGGGCGCTCGCCCCGCGGCTCGACTCCCAGGCGGGCGTCGTCCACTTCTCCGGCGGAACGAGCGTCGCGGCGCTCGCCGCCGCTCCGGGGCCGCGCGCGAGCGTGCACCCGCTGCAGACGGTCTGGCCCGACCGCGGTCCGGGCCAGCTCGAGGGCGCCCACGCCGCGGTGACCGGCGACTGGGAGCTCGGCGCCGGCCTGGCCCGGGAGCTCGGCATGACGCCGTTCCCGCTCGCCGACGAGGCCAAGCCCGCCTATCACGCCGCCTCCGTCTTCGCCTCGAACTACGTCGTCACGCTCACGCACGCGGCCGTCTCGCTGCTCGAGCGCACGGGCCTCGAGCGGGAGGCCGCGCTGGCCGCCCTGCGGCCGCTGCAGCACCGCACGATCGACGTCGCCGGCTCGCCCCCGACGGGACCGATCGCCCGCGGCGACGTGGCCACGGTCGCCGCCCACCTGCGCGCGGTCGGGCCGGAGCTCGAGCCGCTCTACCGGGCGCTCGGGCGCGCCACCCTGCCCATCGTGCCGGCCGCGAGCGCCGCGGCCGTCCGGGAGCTCCTGTGA
- the panB gene encoding 3-methyl-2-oxobutanoate hydroxymethyltransferase produces MKISLPQLHEMKLAGTPIVMVTAYDHPSGRIVDQAGVDMVLVGDSAANTVLGHDAVSTVGATMDELLVLTRAVARACTRPLVIGDLPFMSYQVSDEDAVRNGGRFIKEAGADAVKLEGGGQSVQRAAALTAAGIPVVGHIGLTPQTATFLGGHKAQGRQWQQAKALYDSAVALQAAGCFAIVLECVPEPVAAAITRRVTIPTIGIGSGAVCDGQVLVLHDLLDIRPDSDFLPKFVKQFAHVGEAMREGVSAYANEVRSRSYPAPEHTYAIDPDQLSAFEIAVEAGAGGDNVLADW; encoded by the coding sequence ATGAAGATCTCCCTGCCCCAGCTGCACGAGATGAAGCTGGCCGGAACCCCGATCGTGATGGTGACGGCCTACGACCACCCCAGCGGCCGCATCGTCGACCAGGCCGGGGTCGACATGGTGCTCGTCGGCGACTCCGCCGCGAACACGGTGCTCGGCCACGACGCCGTCTCGACCGTCGGCGCGACGATGGACGAGCTGCTCGTCCTCACCCGCGCGGTCGCCCGCGCCTGCACCCGCCCGCTCGTGATCGGCGACCTGCCGTTCATGTCCTACCAGGTGTCGGACGAGGACGCCGTCCGAAACGGCGGCCGGTTCATCAAGGAGGCGGGCGCCGATGCTGTCAAGCTCGAGGGCGGCGGACAGTCGGTGCAGCGAGCCGCGGCGCTCACGGCGGCGGGCATCCCGGTGGTGGGCCACATCGGCCTCACACCGCAGACGGCGACGTTCCTCGGCGGGCACAAGGCCCAGGGGCGGCAGTGGCAGCAGGCCAAGGCGCTCTACGACTCGGCCGTCGCGCTCCAGGCCGCCGGCTGCTTCGCCATCGTGCTCGAGTGCGTCCCGGAGCCCGTCGCAGCGGCCATCACCCGCCGCGTGACGATTCCGACGATCGGGATCGGCTCGGGCGCGGTCTGCGACGGCCAGGTGCTCGTGCTGCACGACCTGCTCGACATCCGCCCCGACTCCGACTTCCTGCCGAAGTTCGTGAAGCAGTTCGCCCACGTCGGGGAGGCGATGCGCGAGGGCGTCTCGGCCTACGCGAACGAGGTGCGGTCGCGGTCGTATCCCGCGCCGGAGCACACCTACGCGATCGACCCCGACCAGCTCTCGGCGTTCGAGATCGCGGTCGAGGCGGGCGCCGGCGGCGACAACGTCCTCGCCGACTGGTGA
- the rimI gene encoding ribosomal protein S18-alanine N-acetyltransferase: MITAVELRPLKTSDLDAIEVVERASYPTPWSRSMFAGELSKPSGICLGAFQGEDMLGYLIVARYVDAWHVMNVAVDPAWRGRGVARALLDKLFELTDEDVERGYTLEVRVSNHIAIHLYESLGFVATGVRRGYYTDNREDALIMWRDPE, translated from the coding sequence ATGATCACCGCCGTCGAGCTGCGCCCGCTGAAGACGTCCGACCTCGACGCGATCGAGGTTGTCGAGCGGGCCTCCTACCCGACGCCGTGGTCGCGCTCGATGTTCGCCGGCGAGCTGTCGAAGCCGAGCGGCATCTGCCTCGGCGCGTTCCAGGGCGAGGACATGCTCGGCTACCTGATCGTCGCCCGTTACGTCGACGCCTGGCACGTCATGAACGTCGCCGTCGACCCGGCCTGGCGCGGCCGCGGCGTCGCCCGGGCGCTGCTCGACAAGCTGTTCGAGCTGACCGACGAGGATGTCGAGCGCGGATACACGCTCGAGGTGCGCGTCTCCAACCACATCGCGATCCACTTGTACGAGTCGCTCGGGTTCGTGGCCACCGGCGTGCGCCGCGGCTACTACACGGACAACCGCGAGGACGCGCTCATCATGTGGCGCGACCCCGAATAG
- a CDS encoding zinc ribbon domain-containing protein — protein sequence MPIYEYLCADCSGTFEELVRSEADDVRCPECGASTVTRLLSSFATPRPVMAGGGGGGGCCGGSCGCGH from the coding sequence ATGCCGATTTACGAGTACCTGTGCGCAGACTGTTCGGGCACGTTCGAGGAGCTGGTGCGGAGCGAGGCGGACGACGTCCGCTGCCCTGAATGCGGCGCCTCGACGGTCACGCGTCTCCTGTCCTCCTTCGCGACTCCGCGGCCCGTGATGGCCGGCGGCGGCGGCGGCGGGGGATGCTGCGGCGGCAGCTGCGGCTGCGGCCACTGA
- the tsaE gene encoding tRNA (adenosine(37)-N6)-threonylcarbamoyltransferase complex ATPase subunit type 1 TsaE, whose amino-acid sequence MPSPSPNTRSWASSSAEDTERLGAALAAVLAPGDVVHVSGELGVGKTVFVRGACRALGIAGPVTSPTYTVGNLYRAGGVAVAHLDLYRSAGVTVEEAADLEPYFDGTICFVEWPDAGAGMLPPPRVAVDMRVGEGDARLIELRSNDAELLHAIGDPLV is encoded by the coding sequence TTGCCGAGCCCGAGCCCGAATACGCGCAGCTGGGCCTCTTCTAGCGCCGAGGACACCGAGCGCCTCGGCGCCGCGCTCGCCGCCGTCCTCGCCCCCGGCGACGTCGTCCACGTGTCGGGCGAGCTCGGCGTGGGGAAGACCGTGTTCGTGCGCGGGGCCTGCCGGGCCCTGGGCATCGCCGGGCCGGTGACGAGCCCGACCTATACGGTCGGCAACCTCTACCGCGCCGGCGGTGTTGCGGTGGCCCACCTCGACCTGTACCGGTCGGCCGGCGTGACCGTCGAGGAGGCGGCCGATCTCGAGCCGTACTTCGACGGCACGATCTGCTTCGTCGAGTGGCCCGACGCCGGCGCCGGGATGCTGCCGCCGCCCCGGGTTGCGGTCGACATGCGGGTCGGAGAGGGCGATGCTAGGCTGATCGAGCTTCGAAGCAACGACGCGGAACTGCTCCACGCGATTGGTGATCCTCTCGTTTGA